In Mycetocola spongiae, the genomic stretch GGGCACGGCTGTCTGCTATTGCCGGATGGGGGCCACCCCGCGGGAGCCTAGACTGGAGGGGTGAACCCACTCACCCGCGCATTACACCCCGAGAACCCGGCCGAGCTATACGCGCTTCTGGCGCTGAATAACGCCGCGGTACCCGCCGTAAATGCCCTGACGGCCCCGGAACTGGCCACCCTGATCCGGGGCGCACGGGTGGCCCTCGCCGTGGTGGCCGAGGACTCACCCGATATAATCCTGGGATTTATTCTCGCCTTCGCCCCGGGCGCGGACTACGCCAGCGAGAATTATCTCTGGTTCTCCGGGCGCGGCGAAAATTTCCTCTACGTGGATCGGATTGTGGTCGCGGAGGACGCGCGCAGCCTGGGCCTGGGCCCGGTGCTCTATCGCGCCGTATTTGCGGCCGCCGTCGCGGCGGGCCTGGCCGAGATCACGTGCGAGGTAAATCTGGAGCCGCCCAATCCGC encodes the following:
- a CDS encoding GNAT family N-acetyltransferase, which encodes MNPLTRALHPENPAELYALLALNNAAVPAVNALTAPELATLIRGARVALAVVAEDSPDIILGFILAFAPGADYASENYLWFSGRGENFLYVDRIVVAEDARSLGLGPVLYRAVFAAAVAAGLAEITCEVNLEPPNPRSLAFHQRLGFHRVGTQSTKNNSVVVALLAADVA